The proteins below come from a single Anolis sagrei isolate rAnoSag1 chromosome 8, rAnoSag1.mat, whole genome shotgun sequence genomic window:
- the LOC137097566 gene encoding uncharacterized protein, which produces MPSRKNKGGPKGKGPAEKTSRKRPLRQDGSSSDEEGVSIEDLEALLQRVNQIEQNRGVGSGGAGSGPTHRASKKQLFKSLLSRVSIIESASAAGAERAVRLPEQLADPGAAGGSSVQNITSPEVHLSVQVSSGSSAAAVAGPCQPTALASTSSAVAGSTQAVGSTVAAGDVAGREQLVSDVSTGTARLVLRWRILVVSIIMSTGRRDTPGTHPLASVWVRFHCIGRVEGCSGPSLGQCSISEVTFWACFTAGPGIYKPVLTFLDLAGMAPGSHRLVGHHSTPSVAGGGDVRKLEKARKRVNRAMRTALARGRGSYIPHKDITHDKTQFYRSDGVHLTELGNANFLDDLQLGIQEVLRGLVGDGGEMDICPQSVA; this is translated from the exons ATGCCGTCAAGGAAGAACAAAGGGGGCCCTAAGGGGAAGGGTCCCGCTGAGAAGACGAGTCGCAAGCGCCCTTTGCGGCAGGATGGGTCGTCGTCGGATGAAGAGGGGGTGTCCATAGAAGATTTGGAGGCCCTTCTTCAGCGTGTCAACCAAATAGAGCAAAATAGGGGGGTTGGTTCGGGTGGGGCTGGTTCAGGCCCCACTCACAGGGCAAGTAAGAAACAGTTGTTCAAATCTCTGTTGTCGCGTGTTTCTATTATAGAATCGGCATCAGCCGCGGGGGCGGAAAGGGCGGTCCGGCTTCCCGAACAACTGGCGGATCCGGGGGCTGCTGGGGGCTCCTCTGTGCAAAACATCACTAGCCCCGAAGTTCATCTGTCTGTGCAGGTTTCATCGGGCTCCTcagcggctgctgtggccggaccctGTCAGCCCACGGCATTGGCCTCTACGTCCAGTGCtgtggccgggtccactcaggcGGTTGGGTCGACTGTTGCTGCTGGCGATGTCGCAGGGCGTGAGCAGTTGGTGTCGGATGTCTCAAcag gaactgccaggctggtgcttagatggagaatccttgtggtgagcataattatgtccactgggcggagagatacgccaggaactcatcctttggccagcgtctgggtgcgcttccactgcattgggcgagtggaagggtgttcggggccctcgttgggccagtgctccatatcggaggtaacgttctgggcctgctttacagcagggcccggtatctacaagcccgtgctgacatttttagatctggcaggcatggccccgggttcacatcgcttggtcggccatcattccacgccttcggtggcaggaggcggtgatgtcagaaagctcgagaaggccagaaagcgggtgaaccgggccatgcgcacggctttagcacggggcagggggtcttacatcccacataaggacatcacgcatgacaaaacacagttttaccgttCTGACGGGGTTCATTTAACTGAGTTGGGTAACGCAAACTTTTTAgatgatttgcagttaggcattcaggaagttttaaggggcttggtgggggatgggggcgaaatggacatttgcccccaatctgtggcataa